A section of the Neisseria dumasiana genome encodes:
- a CDS encoding FimV/HubP family polar landmark protein, with product MRTSVRKSGDKAVINIRSNTPINDPVLVFQVGVGSQSRQYTAIIDPADYAAGSAAASQGENRSAAVDQSASERTVSPRSAQQKPSIKQAQDQAKRKENKKSNAYAKVERNRDAASAEQKSFVPLEGNYKVRHGETLTFIAEKVRPQGLTLSETINALVLANPKVFPDNNPDIVIAGSTLSIPSAAELRNLSKQGVAAVKKTEETVVETPAQTAQASQPAVSVGAPGEAEKTSESQTTASVTPAASEPVVTKAEEEKASAPAAVATENTPKSEAVPSTKPAVAETENSGWWRWLLLAGLGAIALWLLLRLAAKKKDHVEQADENDQILLKEAAEETHLHAQNLNSSASSTVVKPSESSLPHPGAVSGAAAATVAAATQAKTAEEGLDVEDDFDDEIFFTETETIPADKSENNFSLDLGSIDRAQDGIVSGALTQDEETQKRENANWDAIESTESVYEPEPENEYQHVAVEFTPVEDTAQSVEVVEIAEISSNEGKLEQSDEPDAVNIEFETENQDQVSTVQEADVSEISSQQDESVAVNTVEFEPLEFEASDSSEADKLALSESESSTFNQVPAASAEVTETNSAESIVEFDTQAVESGSVEQITETYEATSFANQASDSQVGEAWITADADNSAIAFQDEELAKPVEVNVSDDDGETIEWESIELEGDSERSETGFISESVGMTAPLEAKYELAQMYVEIGDPDAARETLQELLEEANGSILEKTEAMLAELNK from the coding sequence TTGCGCACCAGCGTCAGAAAGTCCGGCGATAAAGCCGTCATCAACATCCGTTCCAATACCCCGATAAACGATCCTGTTTTGGTTTTCCAAGTAGGTGTCGGTTCGCAATCGCGTCAATACACCGCTATTATCGATCCTGCCGACTATGCAGCAGGAAGTGCGGCAGCATCTCAGGGTGAAAACAGATCCGCCGCTGTCGACCAATCGGCAAGCGAACGTACCGTATCTCCGCGTTCGGCACAACAAAAACCGAGTATCAAGCAAGCTCAAGACCAGGCTAAGAGAAAAGAAAATAAAAAATCCAATGCTTACGCCAAAGTCGAGAGAAATCGCGATGCAGCTTCCGCCGAACAAAAATCATTTGTTCCTCTTGAAGGCAATTATAAAGTCCGCCATGGTGAAACATTAACATTCATCGCTGAAAAAGTGCGTCCTCAAGGTCTGACTTTATCTGAAACCATTAACGCTTTGGTTTTGGCCAACCCGAAAGTTTTTCCCGATAACAATCCTGATATCGTTATTGCCGGAAGCACGTTAAGTATTCCTTCTGCGGCGGAGCTTAGAAACCTTTCAAAACAAGGTGTTGCTGCAGTTAAGAAAACAGAAGAAACAGTTGTTGAAACCCCTGCTCAAACAGCGCAGGCTTCACAACCGGCTGTGTCGGTTGGGGCGCCTGGCGAGGCCGAAAAAACATCTGAATCCCAAACAACTGCCAGTGTTACTCCTGCTGCATCTGAGCCTGTTGTAACCAAGGCAGAAGAAGAAAAAGCGTCCGCTCCTGCAGCTGTTGCCACAGAAAATACGCCTAAATCTGAAGCAGTGCCCTCAACTAAACCTGCTGTTGCAGAAACTGAAAATAGTGGCTGGTGGCGTTGGCTTCTTCTTGCCGGTTTGGGTGCAATTGCGTTGTGGCTGCTTCTCAGATTGGCTGCCAAAAAGAAAGATCATGTTGAACAGGCAGATGAAAATGATCAGATTCTTTTGAAGGAAGCAGCAGAAGAAACCCATCTTCACGCTCAAAATCTGAATTCGTCTGCATCTTCTACAGTTGTTAAACCTTCAGAATCTTCCTTGCCGCATCCCGGGGCTGTTTCGGGCGCTGCGGCTGCTACTGTTGCCGCAGCAACACAAGCTAAAACTGCTGAAGAAGGTTTGGATGTAGAAGATGACTTTGACGATGAGATTTTCTTTACCGAAACCGAAACTATTCCTGCGGATAAATCTGAAAACAATTTCAGCTTGGATTTAGGTTCGATTGACCGTGCCCAAGACGGTATCGTATCCGGCGCATTAACTCAAGATGAAGAAACCCAGAAGCGTGAAAATGCTAATTGGGATGCTATTGAATCAACCGAAAGTGTTTACGAGCCTGAGCCCGAAAACGAGTACCAACATGTAGCAGTTGAATTTACGCCTGTTGAGGATACAGCTCAATCTGTTGAAGTGGTTGAGATTGCAGAGATTTCTTCAAATGAAGGCAAGCTTGAGCAGAGTGATGAGCCTGATGCGGTAAATATCGAGTTTGAAACCGAGAATCAGGATCAAGTTTCAACAGTTCAAGAAGCTGATGTTTCGGAAATTTCTTCTCAGCAAGACGAGAGCGTTGCGGTTAACACCGTAGAATTTGAACCACTTGAATTTGAAGCGTCTGACTCTTCAGAAGCAGATAAATTGGCTTTATCAGAGAGTGAGTCTTCTACATTTAATCAAGTTCCGGCTGCTTCGGCAGAGGTAACGGAAACAAATTCTGCAGAGTCGATAGTCGAGTTTGATACTCAGGCTGTCGAAAGCGGATCAGTTGAGCAAATTACTGAAACTTACGAAGCTACATCATTCGCGAATCAAGCCTCAGACAGCCAAGTTGGTGAAGCGTGGATAACTGCAGATGCTGATAACAGCGCTATCGCCTTCCAAGATGAAGAACTGGCTAAGCCTGTTGAGGTCAATGTTTCTGATGATGATGGTGAAACCATCGAATGGGAAAGCATAGAGCTGGAGGGTGATAGTGAGCGTAGTGAAACCGGTTTTATTTCTGAATCGGTAGGTATGACCGCTCCGCTTGAAG